The nucleotide window CCAGTTTTTTGGGTTACGGAAGCCCCTGGCGGAGCTTTTTATGACTTGGATTTTTGAGTTAAAGCCCTCCGCCATGGCGTTACTGATGGGGTGGGTGAAGAAGGCCAGGAGGCCGGGGAGATGAC belongs to Verrucomicrobiota bacterium and includes:
- a CDS encoding transposase, with protein sequence HLPGLLAFFTHPISNAMAEGFNSKIQVIKSSARGFRNPKNWRIAILFHMGKLHLSPYHPHLSSQAV